TCGAGCCACAGGCCATCGAACCCGCACTCCTCGGCGTCGTGAGCCACGTCCCGAATCGTCCCGTACTCGTGGCCGTACTGGGGCAGGATGATGCCGACGTCGGTGTTCATGGTGATGCCCCCTCCTCGTCTTCCTCGTCCGGTTCCCGCGCCTCCAGCGCGGAGAGGAGTGCCAGCGTCCGTCGCTGGAGTTCCTCGGCGTCCGCCGCGAGCAGTTTCACGATGGCTTCCTTGCCGACCTCCCCGCGGTCGATTATCGCGACGGGCGTTCCGCTCGCCGACTCGAACGCCTGTCGAGCACCCCAACCCATCGTGCTCCCCTCCTCGGTCTTCACGTCCTCCGGTTCCGCCGCGCGGTCGAACTCCGCGACCTCGCCGCTGAGCGTCGAGAGCGCCGCCCCGACATCGCCATCGAATCGACAATTGACCGCAAACCGCAGGCTGGGGTCGTTCTCCCGCGCCGAGAGCAGGAACCGGGCGACGTGGCTCGACGCGCAAAATCGCACGCCGCGGTTCGGTTTCACGCCGGTCATGGTTCGTGTGATTCGCCCCTCGACGGCGGCGGTTTCGTCCACCGCCTCGGCGTACGGCGTCGCCCCGACGACGTTCATCCCGACCTCCGGGACGAGGGCGCTCACGTCCCGTTCGACGAACGACTGAACGACGCCTTCGACCGCCTCGGCCGTGTCGTTCCGCGCCGCCCGGTTCCGGAGTTCGACGAGGTGGTGAACGGCACCCGGTCCCTCGCCGACGTCGACGGCGTAGCGGACTGCGCGCTCCATGAACGCCGTCGCGCCGCCGACCGCCGTTCGAAGGTCGTCCCCCAGCGCGAGTCGGGCGGTGATGGCGCTGGCGAGCGTGCATCCCGACCCGTGAGTCGCGTTTGTGTCGATGCGCGGATGTTCGAAGACTTCGATGCCGTCGGCCGTGACGAGCACGTCCCGAACCGTCTCGCCGGGGACGTGACCGCCCTTCACGAGCGCGGCGTCCGCACCCATCTCGCGGAGCGCGGTTCCTGCGGACTCGGCGCTCTCGTCGTCCGTTAGCTCGATGCCCGTCAGGACTTCGGCCTCGTCCGTGTTGGGCGTGACGAGGGTCGCGTGGGTGAACAGGTCCTCGTAGGCTTCTTCGCCCGCCGGGTCGAGCAGTCGGTCGCCCGACGCCGCGACCATCACGGGGTCCACGACGACCGGGATTTCCAGGTCCGCGACCTGCTCCGCGACGCTCCGAATGACCGGGGCTTCCGCGAGCATACCGGTCTTGACCGCCCGAACGTCAAAATCCGAGAGGACGGCCTCACACTGGGCTTCGACATCCTCGACCGGGAGCGTGGTAAAGCCCTCGACGCCGCGGGTGTTCTGTGCCGTAACGCTCGCGATGGCGCTGGTGCCGAACACGCCGTGCGCTTCCATCGTCTTCAGGTCGGCCTGAATCCCCGCGCCGCCGCCGGAGTCGCTTCCGGCGATGGTCAGCGCGACGGGGAGAGAGACCGGTGCTGGTTCTCTACTCATGTTCCATGAACTCCTCGAAGGCACCCCAGAACGGGTCTACCTCCGGATGCTCGATTTCCTCACCGTCCACCGTGACGCCGGTGCCGTCCCGAACCTCGCCGATGTCGCCCGCCGGAATCCCGGCGTCGGAGAGTGCGCCGAGGACGCCGTCGGCGTCCTCCGGCGCGACGGCCAGCAACAGCGTCCCCTCGCTGATGGACGCCCACGGGTCGATGTCGAAGAACTCGCAGGCTTCCAGCACGCCCGGCAGAACCGGCACGTCGTCGTGGCGTACGTCGAGGTGGACCCCGCTCGCGGCCGCCATCTCGGTCAACGCGCCGTGCACGCCGCCCTCCGTCGCGTCGTGCATGGCCGACACGTCGCCCGCTTCCGCAGCGATCCGTGCGTCCTCGACCGGACTCATGTCGTAGAACCGGTCTTTCGCCTGCTCGACGGTCTCCTCCGGAAGGTCCATCAGGTCCTCGAACTGGTTGCTCAGGAGGCCGGTCGCCTCGACCGCCGGACCTTTCGTGAGTAGGACGCGGTCGCCGGGACGCGCGCCGTTCGGTCGGACCACGTCGTCCGGGTCGCCGACGGCCATCGCGGTGGCCCCGCCGACCATCGGGTAGTTACAACCCGCGTATCTGGCAGTGTGACCCGTGACGACGCTGACGTCCAGCTTTTTCGCCTCCCGGTCGAACGTCCGCCAAATCGTGGCGAACTCCTCGTCCGTGATCTCCGGCGGGAGATTGAAATCCACCGCGAGATGGGTGGGTTGCAGGCCGCTCACCGCCACGTCGCTCATCAGGATGTGGAACGCGAACCACGCCGCCCGCTCGAAGCCGAGCGAGGGCATGATGTAGATGGGGTCGGTCGCGGTGGCGATTGCTACGTCGCCGACCTCCATAACAGAGTCAGACTCCGTCTGACTGGCCATCGAGCCAAGCTCGATGACACCGAAATCGACGCCGTGCTGTGGCCCCAGCGTCACGTCGTCGCGCTCCGCACCGAGGTGCGGGAAGATGTACTCCTCGAAGAACTCGCTGTCTACTTTGCCGAGATCGGTCATCACGTCGGGGTATTACTTGGTTGTATTTAGCGGTGGTGTTCACTCCCGGTCGGCCGACAACTCGGCGAACACCTGCAACGAGGGGTCTACATCGGGATGCTCGATTCGGTCGCCATCAACGTAGACGCCATCGCCCTCGCTCACCTTCCCCATTTCGGCCGCCGGAATATCCGCGTCGTCGAACGCGGCGAGGACGGTTTCGGCGGCGTCGGCTTCGACCGTCAGGACGAGCGTCCCCTCGGTCGTGGACGCCCACGGGTCGATGTCGAAAAACTCGCAGGCTTCCAGCACGCCCGGCAGAACCGGCACGTCGTCGTGGCGCACGTCGAAGCGGACGCCCGCCGAGCGCGCCATCTCGACCAGCGCACCGTGAATCCCGCACTCCGTCGCGTCGTGCATGGCCGTCACGCCGCCCGCATCGGCCGCGACCAGCGCGTCCTCGACCGGACTCATGTCGTAGAACCGGTCCTTGGCGTCCTCGATATCGTCTGCCGGCAGGTCGATCCGGTCCTCGAACAGCGTCACCAGAAAGCCCGCCGTCTCCACGCCCGGTCCCTTCGTCACCAACACGCGGTCGCCCGGTCTCGCGCCGTCCGGGCGGACGAGGTTTTCCTTCTTTCCGACGGCCAACGTCGTCGCGCCGCCGACCCACGGATACTGACACCCCGAATAGCGGGCGGTGTGGCCCGTGACGATGCTGACGTCCAGCTTTTTCGCCTCGCGGTCGAAGGTCTTCCAGACCGCAGCGAACTCCTCGTCCGTGATCTCCGGCGGGAGGTTGAACTCCACCGCGAGGTGGCTCGGTTGCAGGCCGCTCACCGCCACGTCGCTCATCACGACGTGGAACGCGAACCATCCGGCCTTCTCGAAGCCGAGTTCCGGGAGCAGCGAGAGCGGGTCCGTGGCGAGCGCGACGACGTGGTCGCCGATATCGATGACGCCAAAGTCCACGCCGTGTTTCGGCCCGAGGAGTTCGTCCTCGCGCTCCGCGCCGAGATAGGGGTAGACGTGTTCGTCGAAGAAATCGCGGTCGATCTTCCCGATGTCGGTCATACGATGAGTCGTTTCGCCGCGCACAAATCCGTGCTGATTCGTGGGATCAGGGATTACGGGATTTGCCGCGAGCGGAGGATTTCGAGGTTGCTGTAGCAGTCGGGGAATCAGAGCGAGGGTACCCGCGACGGCGACAACGACTAAGCAAATTCGTGGCGTTTTCCGTCCGTTATGCCACCGGAACGCGTACTCGTGGCGGGAGCGACTGGGCGACAGGGTGGGGCCGTCGCGCGCCACCTCCTGGAACGCGGCGTCGAAGTCCACGCCCTGACCAGGGACGGGGGAAGCGACGCTGCCCGAGAACTCGACGAACGGGGTGCGGTCGTCGTGGAGGGAGACCTCGGGGAGAAGGAGTCGCTCGTGGACGCCGTGCACGATGTGGACGGCGTGTACGGCGTCACCACGTCGGTCGCCGGATTGGACGCCGAAGTCGAACAGGGGACGAACCTCGGGGAAGTCGCCGCCGACCACGGCGTCGATCACTTCGTGTTCAGTTCGGTGTGGGGTGCGAACGAGGGGTCGGGCGTTCCGTTCTTCGACACGAAAGCGACCATCGAGCGCCGACTGTCGGATCTCGATCTGCCGTTGACGGTCGTCCGGCCCGTGTTCTTCATGCAGAACTTGGAAGGCATGCGCGACGACATCATGAACGAGACGCTTTCGATGGCACTCGAACCGCGCACGCCGTTGTACATGGTGGACGTGGACGACATCGGCGCAGTCGTCGCGGAGGCCTTCGAGAAGCGAACGAACTACGTCGAGCGGGAAATCGACCTCGCGGGTGACGAACTCACGTTGTCGGCGATGGCGGTTCGGCTGTCGAAGAGTATCGGAATCGACGTGACCGCCGATCACGTTCCGATCGACGCCTTCGAAAAGCGGGCGGGAGAGGACTATGCGGCCATGTACCGCTGGTTCAACCGCGGGGATGCACCCATCGACCTCGCCGAGTTGCGGTCGTCTCACGACGGACGGTTCACGCTGTTCGAGGAGTATCTGGACGAACACGAGTGGAGCGGATCGGAAGGCTAGTCTCCCCGCCAGAGCTTTGGGGTCGAACGTCGTGTCAGGTGTATGGTTCGAACGTACGAGTTCGAAGGGGGTGAGCCGTCGATACACGAGGAGGCCCACGTTTGCCGGGAGGCAACGTTGGTCGGGGACGTGACGGTCGGTGCCGACGCCAGCGTCTGGCCCGGTGCGGTGCTACGCGGTGATGCGGCACCGGTTCGAATCGGCCGGGAGTCGCACATCGGGGACAACGCGGTGCTCCACGCGTCGACCGTCGGTGACCGAGTGATGGTCGGTCACGGCGCGGTGCTGAACGAAGCGACGATCGGCGACGGGTCCCTCGTCGGATTTAACGCGACGATAAACACGGACGTCCACGTCGGCGAGCGGAGCATCGTCGCCGCAGGGACCGTCACGCTCGAAGAGGCGGACATCCCGCCGGAATCGTTCGTTCGGGGGGTTCCCGCGCAGGTGACGCCGCTCTCGGAGACGACCATCGACGCGGCGGACATCTTCGAATCGTACTCGTCGGGCGAGTATACGGGACTCGCCGAGCGCCACGAAGGACTGTTCGAGTAGGATCGATACGGGGTGAATCGGGTCGATACGGGGGGTCAGAGCCTAATAAAGAAACTTGCAAACGCAACCCGTGCAGTGATTGGTTCGACACCCGAATATGCGTGATGAGCGACAAAACTAATGAACG
The genomic region above belongs to Haladaptatus sp. R4 and contains:
- the thiD gene encoding bifunctional hydroxymethylpyrimidine kinase/phosphomethylpyrimidine kinase, which codes for MSREPAPVSLPVALTIAGSDSGGGAGIQADLKTMEAHGVFGTSAIASVTAQNTRGVEGFTTLPVEDVEAQCEAVLSDFDVRAVKTGMLAEAPVIRSVAEQVADLEIPVVVDPVMVAASGDRLLDPAGEEAYEDLFTHATLVTPNTDEAEVLTGIELTDDESAESAGTALREMGADAALVKGGHVPGETVRDVLVTADGIEVFEHPRIDTNATHGSGCTLASAITARLALGDDLRTAVGGATAFMERAVRYAVDVGEGPGAVHHLVELRNRAARNDTAEAVEGVVQSFVERDVSALVPEVGMNVVGATPYAEAVDETAAVEGRITRTMTGVKPNRGVRFCASSHVARFLLSARENDPSLRFAVNCRFDGDVGAALSTLSGEVAEFDRAAEPEDVKTEEGSTMGWGARQAFESASGTPVAIIDRGEVGKEAIVKLLAADAEELQRRTLALLSALEAREPDEEDEEGASP
- a CDS encoding AIR synthase family protein, coding for MTDLGKVDSEFFEEYIFPHLGAERDDVTLGPQHGVDFGVIELGSMASQTESDSVMEVGDVAIATATDPIYIMPSLGFERAAWFAFHILMSDVAVSGLQPTHLAVDFNLPPEITDEEFATIWRTFDREAKKLDVSVVTGHTARYAGCNYPMVGGATAMAVGDPDDVVRPNGARPGDRVLLTKGPAVEATGLLSNQFEDLMDLPEETVEQAKDRFYDMSPVEDARIAAEAGDVSAMHDATEGGVHGALTEMAAASGVHLDVRHDDVPVLPGVLEACEFFDIDPWASISEGTLLLAVAPEDADGVLGALSDAGIPAGDIGEVRDGTGVTVDGEEIEHPEVDPFWGAFEEFMEHE
- a CDS encoding AIR synthase family protein is translated as MTDIGKIDRDFFDEHVYPYLGAEREDELLGPKHGVDFGVIDIGDHVVALATDPLSLLPELGFEKAGWFAFHVVMSDVAVSGLQPSHLAVEFNLPPEITDEEFAAVWKTFDREAKKLDVSIVTGHTARYSGCQYPWVGGATTLAVGKKENLVRPDGARPGDRVLVTKGPGVETAGFLVTLFEDRIDLPADDIEDAKDRFYDMSPVEDALVAADAGGVTAMHDATECGIHGALVEMARSAGVRFDVRHDDVPVLPGVLEACEFFDIDPWASTTEGTLVLTVEADAAETVLAAFDDADIPAAEMGKVSEGDGVYVDGDRIEHPDVDPSLQVFAELSADRE
- a CDS encoding NmrA/HSCARG family protein, which produces MPPERVLVAGATGRQGGAVARHLLERGVEVHALTRDGGSDAARELDERGAVVVEGDLGEKESLVDAVHDVDGVYGVTTSVAGLDAEVEQGTNLGEVAADHGVDHFVFSSVWGANEGSGVPFFDTKATIERRLSDLDLPLTVVRPVFFMQNLEGMRDDIMNETLSMALEPRTPLYMVDVDDIGAVVAEAFEKRTNYVEREIDLAGDELTLSAMAVRLSKSIGIDVTADHVPIDAFEKRAGEDYAAMYRWFNRGDAPIDLAELRSSHDGRFTLFEEYLDEHEWSGSEG
- a CDS encoding gamma carbonic anhydrase family protein, whose amino-acid sequence is MVRTYEFEGGEPSIHEEAHVCREATLVGDVTVGADASVWPGAVLRGDAAPVRIGRESHIGDNAVLHASTVGDRVMVGHGAVLNEATIGDGSLVGFNATINTDVHVGERSIVAAGTVTLEEADIPPESFVRGVPAQVTPLSETTIDAADIFESYSSGEYTGLAERHEGLFE